In Candidatus Zixiibacteriota bacterium, a single window of DNA contains:
- a CDS encoding class I SAM-dependent methyltransferase: MLIVKKGYMKPSTNSKPYSQLARVYDLMGADEHSVMMTEYCQKIFQRFKIRPKNILDLCCGTGTALEIFADRGYTVSGLDQSAAMLAVAAKKLKGRKIKLYQKSLPKFKLLDSRGKATCRFDLVTCFYDSLNYLKNARELKVAFRSVFEHLEPGGWFIFDMNTEASLRILWGGQIYAGAQDDIAWIWRNNFLEKKNAAECETTCFIKVGKMWDRFDEMHVERAYDNARIIEMLEQVGFDVKGFYKCHTFRKPTAKAYRVCGVVQRPNGRR; the protein is encoded by the coding sequence ATGCTGATAGTCAAGAAAGGGTACATGAAACCGTCCACTAATTCCAAACCATACAGCCAACTGGCCCGCGTCTATGATCTGATGGGCGCCGATGAACATTCGGTCATGATGACCGAGTATTGCCAAAAGATATTCCAACGATTCAAGATTCGACCCAAAAACATTCTGGACCTCTGTTGCGGTACCGGTACGGCCCTTGAGATATTCGCAGACCGGGGGTATACCGTATCGGGGCTGGATCAGTCGGCGGCTATGTTAGCCGTGGCGGCGAAGAAACTCAAAGGCCGCAAGATCAAACTGTACCAAAAAAGCCTGCCAAAGTTCAAGCTGCTCGATAGCCGCGGGAAAGCGACTTGTCGCTTTGACCTGGTGACCTGTTTCTACGATTCGTTGAACTACCTGAAGAATGCACGCGAATTGAAAGTTGCTTTCCGCTCAGTCTTTGAGCATCTGGAACCGGGTGGCTGGTTTATTTTTGACATGAACACCGAAGCATCTCTTCGAATCTTGTGGGGTGGCCAAATCTACGCCGGTGCTCAGGACGACATTGCCTGGATATGGCGGAACAACTTCCTTGAAAAAAAGAACGCCGCCGAGTGTGAGACCACTTGCTTTATCAAAGTCGGAAAGATGTGGGACCGGTTCGATGAAATGCACGTCGAACGAGCTTACGACAACGCACGCATCATTGAGATGCTCGAACAAGTCGGATTCGACGTCAAAGGATTCTACAAGTGCCACACCTTCCGTAAGCCGACGGCTAAAGCCTATCGGGTCTGTGGCGTTGTGCAAAGG